The following coding sequences are from one Prionailurus viverrinus isolate Anna chromosome D2, UM_Priviv_1.0, whole genome shotgun sequence window:
- the LOC125147447 gene encoding uncharacterized protein LOC125147447: MESGPGEGGVALAIPPLRPSEKFHLFVSYSSVDATWTHGLISRLEADLAGLKVCLHERDFTPGRNVLENMAECIQQSQKVLLVLSQDFVQSRWCLLEADLSLFGSCLERKPVIPVLLRPCQVPLHLSHLTYLEAADSHFYRKVVQLLLMPNHRLARSLPARRPAASLYSGKSLLTLNCVNRDSLPSWKVGTFSTLGVPDPLKEVLEDPEVYRRAVGILNGVRSPRSCLRYLGCRVTLAVFLFLVALALLSLPLIMGLLENTPAQRFFLISANLFFCPLFFVLGVNTLCWFRRFSKKMMQELVLRVGEANLLLAPHSLLMGCDTMNKLHFVYVLLGDCRRVFLEAAEGEALFREALLRFSCSYACCVAHAYFPACDEAHRARGHLELGLCFCQFVSLQLQTRQGREVDPV, encoded by the coding sequence ATGGAGTctggccctggggagggaggcgtGGCTCTGGCCATCCCCCCACTGAGGCCCAGTGAGAAGTTCCACCTGTTTGTGAGCTACAGCAGCGTGGACGCCACCTGGACCCACGGGCTCATCAGCCGCCTGGAGGCGGACCTCGCGGGGCTGAAGGTCTGCCTGCACGAGCGGGACTTCACCCCGGGGCGGAATGTGCTGGAGAACATGGCAGAGTGTATCCAGCAGAGCCAGAAGGTGCTGCTGGTGCTGAGCCAGGACTTCGTGCAGAGCCGGTGGTGCCTCCTGGAGGCCGACCTGTCGCTCTTCGGCTCCTGCCTGGAGAGGAAGCCGGTCATCCCGGTCCTGCTGAGGCCCTGCCAGGTCCCGCTGCACCTCAGCCACCTGACGTACCTGGAGGCGGCAGACAGCCACTTCTACCGCAAAGTGGTGCAGCTCCTGCTCATGCCCAACCACCGCCTGGCCCGCTCCCTGCCCGCCCGGCGCCCCGCCGCCTCCCTGTACAGCGGGAAGAGCCTCCTGACCCTGAACTGCGTCAACAGGGACAGTCTGCCCTCGTGGAAGGTGGGCACCTTCAGCACCCTGGGCGTCCCCGACCCCCTGAAGGAGGTGCTGGAGGACCCCGAGGTGTACAGGCGAGCCGTGGGCATCCTCAACGGGGTGCGGTCCCCCAGGTCCTGCCTCCGCTACCTGGGCTGCAGGGTCACGCTGGCCGTCTTCCTGTTTCTCGTGGCCTTggccctgctctccctgcccctgatCATGGGCCTCCTGGAAAACACCCCAGCTCAGCGCTTCTTCCTCATCTCTGCCAACCTATTCTTCTGCCCCCTCTTCTTCGTGTTAGGAGTGAACACCCTGTGCTGGTTCAGGAGGTTCTCCAAGAAGATGATGCAGGAACTGGTGCTCAGGGTGGGGGAGGCCAACCTCCTGCTGGCGCCCCACTCGCTGCTGATGGGCTGCGACACCATGAACAAGCTGCACTTCGTGTACGTGCTGCTGGGCGACTGCAGGCGGGTCTTCCTGGAGGCGGCGGAGGGCGAGGCCCTGTTCCGGGAGGCCCTGCTGCGCTTCTCCTGCAGCTACGCCTGCTGCGTGGCGCACGCGTACTTCCCCGCCTGCGACGAGGCGCACAGAGCCCGCGGCCACCTCGAGCTGGGCCTGTGCTTCTGCCAGTTCGTGTCCTTGCAGCTGCAGACGCGCCAGGGGCGTGAGGTTGACCCCGTGTGA